A stretch of Penaeus vannamei isolate JL-2024 chromosome 18, ASM4276789v1, whole genome shotgun sequence DNA encodes these proteins:
- the LOC113828141 gene encoding uncharacterized protein codes for MKWTSRFLGASRLGLAFRYLLLAWIVPSKTTSFIQMPVGAYTKHDICFGKYFKAITTFGKLVLTSSFLLVYRTLDTSDGTMSVKDYCLQKLGWSNTKFRETFNTSERDILIKDPHANDFTCDISLAFKLITTILGNIIEPLKKDLRDLKNMRNRVCHEDVDMDETELKDRFSNLKVVCRNILEGVGTLAAEDTSTLVLDIEKGLQDLAEAKLDVLDVESYLHDVENFRKEKHSKMITEGRKELMDTYSKLKILNPCTWLSDNKFISFAVDKIFTEVKLMEGVRRVMMNDILNITSLKQRFIARLIIISGVMGAGKTSLHRYILDEWCKRSLTVIGLSAIDMVIAIEMKTVSSSSLVQFLREQLLCRTCRSFSENDIIPILQDMNILFAIDGMDEANSHGKALVREITHKFTNSHIIVTTRPEHSLELMQMAEDHIVLHIEGFDHESQIQFVEKVFASIYSQNTQGREAEKFLEYLSTTCKPLMSHFALPLTLALLLVLWFDDSTKMSSITTITRLHHKIIEMCQQKLVARLEAKGDGHAVSLTRKVRRWVLQLGKVAWNMMEEDLLYISEKHANELMDICEKEGLDAIQTMSAFLNCEINDTITGNRHHFSFHHTSAIEFLAAMYMADISASQGSLGTTFDEIDCTGYRDLLMYLAGLLKMNGALNMKLASQLKYVFLYNMKVCPSDYTIWWNLLREGENDQSLCQMVGSIVNQADVLTVNSWDSQETTEAKMNILKQTGGAPAEVVINVHYKTAFNSCPELQNIVSLLAAAEKSKVKIYLENDFHATAETEVCDHYIVPLLKVNRLVELKGHIGRDFASNLVSAANVQSIFVRVSDIQALVKLGESMRKHRRWKVKFMPSRRWTLKYVEIFLDLKKDTEVSLIPDLKYHGTLVVKLSGISDASATWAGAVLKRLSNQYTSVILQACQITASGMEQLIGEIKGVKIKVFRVMSDYTISRDEVKHLAKKSNINIGWRA; via the coding sequence ATGAAGTGGACATCTCGATTTCTCGGGGCGTCTCGTCTCGGGTTGGCGTTCAGGTATCTGCTGCTGGCATGGATCGTCCCGTCCAAAACTACGTCATTTATCCAGATGCCGGTTGGAGCCTACACAAAACATGACATCTGCTTCGGGAAGTATTTCAAGGCCATCACCACATTTGGAAAACTGGTCCTTACCTCGTCCTTTTTGCTTGTTTACCGCACTCTCGACACCTCTGATGGAACCATGTCAGTCAAGGACTACTGTCTTCAGAAACTGGGCTGGTCCAACACGAAATTTAGGGAGACTTTCAATACATCAGAGAGGGACATCCTAATTAAAGACCCTCATGCGAACGATTTCACTTGTGACATCTCACTTGCCTTCAAATTGATCACAACTATCCTAGGGAACATAATAGAGCCCCTCAAGAAAGACCTCCGAGACCTGAAGAATATGAGGAACAGAGTGTGCCATGAGGACGTGGACATGGACGAGACAGAGTTGAAGGACCGGTTCAGCAACCTCAAGGTGGTCTGTCGGAACATCCTCGAGGGCGTGGGCACCTTGGCAGCTGAGGACACCTCAACTTTGGTGCTAGATATAGAGAAGGGACTGCAGGACTTGGCGGAGGCCAAACTAGATGTTCTTGATGTGGAAAGCTATTTGCATGACGTCGAGAACTTTCGAAAAGAGAAGCATTCAAAAATGATCACAGAAGGCAGAAAGGAACTGATGGATACATATTCCAAATTAAAGATACTAAATCCTTGCACTTGGCTAAGTGACAATAAGTTCATCAGCTTTGCTGTAGATAAGATCTTCACTGAAGTAAAATTGATGGAGGGAGTTAGAAGAGTCATGATGAATGACATCTTGAACATCACCTCACTAAAGCAGAGGTTCATCGCACGGTTGATCATCATCTCGGGGGTGATGGGAGCGGGGAAAACATCCCTTCACCGCTACATCTTGGACGAATGGTGCAAACGCTCACTGACTGTCATAGGCCTGTCAGCTATTGATATGGTTATTGCCATTGAGATGAAGACTGTCAGCAGCAGTTCACTAGTTCAGTTCCTAAGGGAGCAACTCCTGTGTCGCACCTGCAGGTCCTTCAGTGAAAATGATATCATTCCAATCTTACAAGACATGAACATTCTCTTTGCCATAGATGGTATGGACGAAGCAAATAGCCATGGGAAAGCTCTTGTCAGAGAAATAACACACAAATTCACGAACTCTCACATCATCGTCACTACAAGGCCTGAGCACTCACTAGAGTTGATGCAGATGGCTGAAGATCACATCGTCCTCCACATTGAAGGTTTTGATCACGAGAGTCAAATTCAATTCGTGGAAAAAGTTTTTGCTTCAATTTATTCACAAAATACAcaagggagggaagcagaaaaGTTTCTGGAGTACTTGTCTACAACCTGCAAACCTCTCATGAGTCATTTTGCTCTTCCACTAACATTAGCATTGCTATTAGTGTTGTGGTTTGATGATTCAACCAAAATGTCCAGTATCACTACCATTACACGCCTTCACCACAAAATTATTGAGATGTGTCAACAAAAGCTGGTGGCCCGACTGGAGGCCAAGGGAGATGGTCATGCAGTATCTCTCACTCGTAAAGTGCGTCGCTGGGTCCTCCAGCTCGGCAAAGTAGCATGGAACATGATGGAGGAGGACCTGTTGTACATCAGTGAAAAACACGCTAATGAATTAATGGATATATGCGAGAAAGAAGGCTTGGACGCCATACAAACAATGTCAGCTTTCCTAAACTGTGAAATCAACGACACAATTACTGGTAACAGGCATCACTTCTCTTTTCACCATACGTCTGCCATAGAGTTTCTTGCTGCTATGTACATGGCAGACATTTCAGCTTCTCAAGGATCACTGGGGACCACCTTTGATGAGATTGACTGTACAGGATACAGGGATCTTCTAATGTATCTAGCAGGACTCTTGAAAATGAATGGAGCACTGAACATGAAGCTGGCCAGTCAGCTGAAGTACGTGTTCTTATATAACATGAAAGTGTGCCCAAGTGATTACACCATCTGGTGGAATCTGCtgcgggagggagaaaatgaccaGTCTTTGTGTCAGATGGTGGGGTCGATCGTAAATCAAGCAGATGTTTTGACGGTCAATTCTTGGGATTCTCAGGAAACGACTGAAGccaaaatgaatatattaaagcAAACTGGTGGTGCTCCTGCTGAAGTAGTTATAAATGTCCACTACAAAACGGCCTTCAACAGCTGCCCAGAATTACAAAATATTGTCTCTTTACTTGCAGCAGCAGAGAAGTCGAAAGTGAAGATCTATTTAGAAAATGATTTTCACGCCACCGCGGAAACAGAAGTGTGTGATCACTACATCGTGCCTTTGTTAAAGGTTAATAGACTAGTAGAATTGAAAGGCCACATTGGCAGGGATTTTGCATCAAACCTCGTTAGTGCCGCCAATGTCCAGTCCATTTTCGTGCGAGTCTCAGATATTCAGGCTCTAGTTAAGCTTGGTGAAAGCATGCGGAAACACAGAAGGTGGAAAGTAAAGTTCATGCCATCACGTCGTTGGACTCTGAAGTATGTAGAAATCTTTTTGGATTTAAAGAAGGACACCGAAGTGTCTCTCATACCAGACTTAAAGTATCACGGTACCTTAGTAGTAAAGTTATCAGGCATCAGTGATGCATCAGCCACTTGGGCGGGAGCGGTTCTGAAACGGCTCAGTAATCAGTATACCTCTGTCATCCTGCAAGCCTGTCAGATTACCGCTTCTGGAATGGAACAGCTTATCGGTGAAATAAAGGGAGTGAAGATCAAAGTGTTTCGTGTCATGTCTGATTACACAATCTCCAGGGACGAAGTGAAACACCTCGCCAAAAAGAGTAACATAAACATTGGCTGGAGAGCCTAA